One Natronoarchaeum mannanilyticum genomic window carries:
- a CDS encoding DMT family transporter yields the protein MADRRILAAFAATAVLFGGTFVAAKAGLAYFPPLLFVALRFDVAAVALAAYAVATTAREDLVPRTRGDAVGIFATGVLAIGLTNSLLFVGQQYATSAVASIVFSLNPILTPVFAAALLADERLSARGAAGMVLGLLGVGLVVNPDPAMLADGGVGQLILFAGAVTGALGSVLIRWADSTISSTVRTAWGLPLAAALSHALSLGAGESAASIVWTTEAVLALAYVGIFAGAIAYIAYFGLLDRTGAIRANLVFYAVPVVSTLGGWALLGERISALVIVGFLTIFAGFAVIGTEDVNVRGQVARLAGRLPDEVVEAEDAEERLGIRNEPRGFESD from the coding sequence GTGGCCGACCGACGCATCCTCGCCGCGTTCGCCGCGACGGCCGTCCTCTTCGGCGGCACCTTCGTCGCCGCGAAGGCCGGGCTGGCGTACTTCCCGCCGCTGCTGTTCGTCGCGCTCCGGTTCGACGTCGCCGCGGTCGCACTGGCGGCCTACGCGGTGGCGACGACCGCCCGCGAGGACCTCGTTCCGCGAACCCGCGGCGACGCCGTCGGCATCTTCGCGACGGGCGTGCTCGCCATCGGGCTGACGAACTCCTTGTTGTTCGTCGGCCAGCAGTACGCCACCAGCGCCGTCGCGTCGATCGTGTTCAGCCTGAACCCGATCCTGACGCCGGTCTTCGCCGCGGCGCTGTTGGCCGACGAGCGCCTCTCGGCCCGCGGCGCGGCCGGGATGGTGCTGGGCCTGCTCGGCGTCGGGCTGGTCGTCAACCCCGACCCCGCGATGCTGGCCGACGGCGGCGTCGGCCAGCTGATCCTGTTCGCCGGCGCCGTCACCGGCGCGCTCGGGAGCGTCCTGATCCGCTGGGCCGACAGCACGATCTCCAGCACGGTCCGCACCGCCTGGGGGCTGCCCCTGGCCGCCGCGCTATCCCACGCGCTCAGCCTGGGCGCCGGCGAGTCCGCGGCGTCGATCGTCTGGACGACCGAGGCCGTGCTGGCGCTGGCGTACGTCGGCATCTTCGCCGGCGCGATCGCCTACATCGCCTACTTCGGCCTGCTCGACCGCACCGGCGCGATCCGCGCGAACCTGGTGTTCTACGCGGTGCCGGTCGTCTCGACGCTGGGCGGCTGGGCGCTGCTCGGCGAGCGGATCTCGGCGCTGGTGATCGTCGGCTTCCTGACGATCTTCGCCGGCTTCGCGGTGATCGGCACCGAGGACGTGAACGTTCGCGGGCAGGTGGCCCGGCTGGCCGGGCGGCTGCCGGACGAGGTCGTCGAGGCCGAGGATGCCGAGGAGCGGCTCGGGATTCGGAACGAGCCGCGAGGGTTCGAGTCGGACTGA
- a CDS encoding helix-turn-helix transcriptional regulator, producing the protein MESALEEIEFLALSSNRVDVLGLLADGRKTRTELAEATGASQATLGRILGDFEERSWVRREDGEYVATATGRLVAKGFTDLLEILETEGELREIVRYLPTHAMDFDLRHLADATITVPSQTRPNAPVQRLLDLERSAEEVRAFSHAFNEQSLSVIEERTTAGELTFRAVLSESAVAAVADDPTLRDRLRSLLDADSAAVRVREEGIPLAATIADDVVHLLLRDENGVLRASVDTDDDAVRSWAHDTMDHYWRTATPLDAEEFAE; encoded by the coding sequence ATGGAATCCGCGCTGGAGGAGATCGAGTTCCTCGCGCTGTCCTCGAACCGCGTCGACGTGCTCGGACTCCTCGCGGACGGCCGCAAGACGCGGACCGAGCTCGCGGAGGCCACCGGCGCCTCGCAGGCGACGCTCGGCCGGATCCTCGGCGACTTCGAGGAGCGCTCGTGGGTCCGCCGCGAGGACGGCGAGTACGTCGCGACGGCGACCGGGCGGCTCGTCGCGAAGGGCTTCACCGATCTGCTGGAGATCCTCGAAACCGAGGGCGAACTTCGCGAGATCGTCCGGTATCTCCCGACTCACGCGATGGACTTCGACCTGCGCCACCTCGCCGACGCCACCATCACGGTGCCGAGCCAGACGCGGCCGAACGCGCCGGTCCAGCGGCTGCTCGACCTCGAACGATCGGCCGAGGAGGTGCGGGCCTTCTCCCACGCGTTCAACGAGCAGAGCCTCTCGGTGATCGAGGAGCGCACGACCGCCGGCGAGCTAACCTTCCGGGCCGTGCTCTCGGAGAGCGCCGTCGCTGCGGTCGCGGACGATCCGACGCTGCGCGACCGGCTCCGTTCGCTGCTGGACGCCGACAGCGCCGCAGTGCGGGTCCGCGAGGAGGGGATCCCGCTCGCCGCGACGATCGCCGACGACGTCGTCCACCTGCTGTTGCGCGACGAGAACGGCGTCCTCCGGGCGTCGGTCGACACCGACGACGACGCCGTCCGTTCGTGGGCCCACGACACGATGGACCACTACTGGCGGACGGCGACGCCGCTCGACGCCGAGGAGTTCGCGGAGTAA
- a CDS encoding glycosyltransferase, producing MKIGFFTDSYFPEIDGVTYTIKHWREKLERDGHEVYVVYPDGDYDPGDREIAVPSIPNPFYSGYRIPLFVRTAKLPDLDVVHCHGPAPVGILGRLYAWKHDIPSVYTHHTPIEEYFPQSVKSELLGSALASAYVPWENSLLGSFDAVTASTERIDRDVDHVQLPVGIDLDFFEPTDEDWYPDQTVVGYSGRLSGEKNVDEIVDLAERLSDRTFVIVGEGPCRSTLERRAPDNVEFRDFLPREDLPTFYSSLDAFVTASTADTLGLSTLEANACGTPVAAPDVAPFSSTIEAENGVRYEYGDLDAMAEAVEACLVEERETREAVQEYAISHTLDRLEHLYQEVTLASDTTSEPAGARKFPERDHG from the coding sequence ATGAAAATCGGGTTCTTCACGGACAGCTACTTCCCCGAGATCGACGGGGTGACCTACACGATCAAGCACTGGCGCGAGAAGTTGGAGCGCGACGGCCACGAGGTGTACGTCGTCTACCCCGACGGCGACTACGACCCGGGCGACCGAGAGATCGCGGTCCCGTCGATCCCGAATCCCTTCTACAGCGGCTACCGGATCCCCCTGTTCGTGCGCACCGCGAAGCTCCCCGACCTGGACGTCGTCCACTGCCACGGGCCGGCGCCGGTCGGCATCCTCGGCCGGCTGTACGCCTGGAAGCACGATATCCCCTCAGTGTACACCCACCACACGCCGATCGAGGAGTACTTCCCCCAGAGCGTCAAGTCCGAACTGCTCGGCTCGGCGCTGGCGTCGGCGTACGTCCCCTGGGAGAACTCGCTTCTGGGGAGTTTCGACGCGGTGACGGCCTCGACCGAGCGCATCGACCGGGACGTCGATCACGTCCAGTTGCCCGTCGGCATCGATCTCGACTTCTTCGAGCCGACCGACGAGGACTGGTACCCCGACCAGACGGTCGTCGGCTACAGCGGCCGGCTCAGCGGCGAGAAGAACGTCGACGAAATCGTCGACCTCGCGGAGCGACTCTCCGATCGGACGTTCGTCATCGTCGGCGAGGGGCCCTGTCGATCGACGCTCGAACGCCGGGCGCCCGACAACGTCGAGTTCAGGGACTTCCTGCCGCGGGAGGACCTCCCGACGTTTTACTCGTCGCTCGACGCCTTCGTCACCGCGTCGACGGCCGACACGCTCGGGCTCTCGACGCTGGAGGCCAACGCCTGCGGCACACCCGTCGCGGCTCCCGACGTTGCACCGTTCAGCTCGACGATCGAGGCCGAGAACGGCGTCCGCTACGAGTACGGCGACCTCGACGCCATGGCCGAGGCCGTCGAGGCCTGCCTGGTCGAGGAGCGCGAGACGCGAGAGGCCGTTCAGGAGTACGCCATCTCGCACACGCTCGACCGGCTTGAGCACCTCTATCAGGAAGTGACACTGGCCTCGGACACCACGTCCGAGCCCGCCGGCGCGCGGAAGTTCCCCGAGCGCGACCACGGCTGA
- a CDS encoding glycosyltransferase family 4 protein, translating into MKVSHYFEFSDSVTGGIAESVRHQRKMLDREGIEYTVEPTPSADVLHLNLMGPRSVAHAARAKRRGTPVVIHTHVTAEDFGDSFRFTNALAKPLRPYLRAAYALGDRLICPSEYNQNLLRSYTDTPTTVISNGVDREKLEGFEALEDEYRERYDLSEPTVFQVGHVIKRKGLETFVETAREMPELDFAWFGPLDLSLKGRETKRLIQESPDNCTFTGFIDDIRGAFAAGDVFFFPTHEENEGIALLEAMSAGKPVVVRDIDTFEWLDDGHDCLKSEGDFRSQLDRLKTPELRHQLGENAAATSERFALSNTAEQLRDLYEEVI; encoded by the coding sequence ATGAAGGTCAGCCACTACTTCGAGTTCTCCGACTCCGTCACCGGCGGGATCGCCGAGTCCGTCCGCCACCAGCGGAAGATGCTCGATCGGGAGGGCATCGAGTACACCGTCGAGCCGACGCCGTCGGCCGACGTGCTCCACCTCAACCTGATGGGGCCGCGGTCGGTGGCTCACGCCGCCCGCGCCAAGCGCCGCGGGACGCCGGTCGTGATCCACACCCACGTCACTGCCGAGGACTTCGGGGATAGCTTCCGCTTTACGAACGCGCTGGCCAAACCGCTCCGACCGTATCTACGGGCGGCGTACGCGCTGGGCGACCGGCTGATCTGCCCCTCCGAGTACAACCAGAACTTGCTGCGGTCGTACACCGACACGCCGACGACCGTGATCTCGAACGGCGTCGACCGCGAGAAGCTGGAAGGGTTCGAGGCGCTCGAAGACGAGTACCGCGAGCGATACGATCTCTCGGAGCCGACCGTGTTCCAGGTCGGCCACGTCATCAAGCGCAAAGGGCTGGAGACGTTCGTCGAGACGGCCCGCGAGATGCCCGAACTCGACTTCGCGTGGTTCGGGCCGCTCGACCTCTCGTTGAAGGGCCGCGAGACGAAGCGACTGATCCAGGAATCGCCGGACAACTGCACCTTCACGGGCTTTATCGACGACATCCGGGGCGCGTTCGCGGCCGGCGACGTGTTCTTCTTCCCGACCCACGAGGAAAACGAGGGGATCGCGCTGCTGGAGGCGATGAGCGCCGGCAAGCCGGTCGTCGTTCGGGACATCGACACGTTCGAATGGCTCGACGACGGTCACGACTGCCTGAAGTCCGAGGGCGACTTTCGGTCCCAGTTAGATAGATTGAAAACACCAGAGCTACGACACCAACTCGGTGAGAACGCCGCCGCCACGAGCGAACGGTTCGCGCTCTCGAACACCGCCGAGCAGTTGCGGGATCTGTACGAGGAGGTGATCTGA
- a CDS encoding aryl-sulfate sulfotransferase translates to MDSVQTALDRGRKAIASGRAHLSRNRLRVAFVVVLLLCAGVLAYGAANATTTANAEAVPEAPETENHTVVTESGRYGTITAFEPNGSLQYYNNSHTKYFDVDPVEGESMTVEYAATDTIHTSGPNCRSPPCARNILERANLSTGETEVIYERMDHRETAAEWHDVDRINETHVVVADMVADQIFVVNTETEIITWMWDAQSEFPLDEGGAYPGDWAHLNDVEVLPDGRIMASLRNQDQVVFINRSTGLQEDWTLGAEDEYDVQYEQHNPDYIPEERGGPAVVVADSENGRVQEFQREDGEWVRTWQWADEQMQWPRDADRLPNGNTLIADSNGKRVVEVAPDGDIVWEVPMSLPYDVERLETGDESAGGHSAQELGLESQTVEESEESGGGTFGFDPFDRVESTVAGLVPHRIHNGIVYISPVWMGDTEFGAAFVAILAALSWIGLESRWKLRDAGVGFRSPVTRRGGS, encoded by the coding sequence ATGGACAGCGTGCAGACGGCCCTCGATCGCGGCCGGAAAGCGATCGCAAGCGGACGAGCGCACCTTTCTCGCAACCGACTTCGCGTCGCGTTCGTAGTCGTCCTTCTGCTGTGTGCCGGCGTGCTCGCCTACGGCGCCGCGAACGCGACGACGACCGCGAACGCCGAGGCCGTCCCCGAGGCGCCCGAGACGGAGAACCACACCGTCGTCACCGAGTCGGGACGATACGGGACGATCACGGCGTTCGAACCGAACGGCAGCCTCCAGTACTACAACAACAGCCACACGAAGTACTTCGACGTCGACCCCGTCGAGGGCGAGTCGATGACCGTCGAGTACGCCGCGACGGACACGATCCACACGTCGGGGCCGAACTGCCGGTCGCCGCCCTGCGCGCGGAACATCCTCGAACGGGCGAACCTCTCGACCGGCGAGACCGAAGTGATCTACGAGCGGATGGATCACCGGGAGACTGCGGCCGAGTGGCACGACGTCGACCGGATCAACGAGACCCACGTCGTCGTCGCCGACATGGTCGCCGACCAGATCTTCGTCGTCAACACGGAGACTGAAATCATCACCTGGATGTGGGACGCCCAGAGCGAGTTCCCGCTCGACGAGGGCGGCGCCTACCCCGGCGACTGGGCACACCTCAACGACGTCGAGGTGCTCCCCGACGGCCGGATCATGGCGAGCCTGCGCAACCAGGATCAGGTCGTGTTCATCAACCGCTCGACCGGCCTCCAGGAGGACTGGACGCTCGGCGCCGAAGACGAGTACGACGTCCAGTACGAGCAGCACAACCCCGACTACATTCCCGAGGAACGCGGCGGGCCCGCCGTCGTCGTCGCCGACTCCGAGAACGGCCGCGTCCAGGAGTTCCAGCGCGAGGACGGCGAGTGGGTGCGCACCTGGCAGTGGGCCGACGAGCAGATGCAGTGGCCCCGCGACGCCGATCGGCTCCCCAACGGCAACACGCTGATCGCCGACTCCAACGGCAAGCGCGTCGTCGAGGTCGCTCCCGACGGCGACATCGTCTGGGAAGTCCCGATGTCGCTGCCCTACGACGTCGAACGGCTGGAGACCGGCGACGAGAGCGCCGGCGGCCACAGCGCCCAAGAGTTGGGCCTGGAGTCCCAGACCGTCGAGGAAAGCGAGGAGAGCGGCGGCGGGACGTTCGGCTTCGATCCCTTCGATCGCGTCGAGTCGACGGTCGCGGGGCTGGTCCCCCACCGGATCCACAACGGGATCGTCTACATCTCCCCGGTGTGGATGGGCGACACCGAGTTCGGCGCAGCGTTCGTCGCGATCCTGGCGGCGTTGAGCTGGATCGGCCTCGAATCGCGGTGGAAGCTCCGGGACGCCGGCGTCGGGTTCCGATCGCCGGTCACCCGCCGCGGCGGTAGCTGA
- a CDS encoding DedA family protein — MLLAQTEHFPGWVENWLSSELGLLVLFGICILEGAMMLRFMPSELVVPGALLVMGADPTTVVAVVIIAVVGTTIGQYVLFRLLRRGGREYLLQKRWFRVSEDRLDTLDGWFERWGAIAVPVSNSMLMIRGLLTIPAGLSEMDGRTFVALSAVGSLSFQSILAGLFLAFDHVLLF; from the coding sequence ATGCTGCTCGCACAGACCGAGCACTTCCCCGGGTGGGTCGAGAACTGGCTCAGCTCGGAGCTCGGGCTGCTCGTCCTCTTCGGCATCTGTATCCTCGAAGGCGCGATGATGCTGCGGTTCATGCCGAGCGAACTCGTCGTCCCCGGCGCCTTGCTGGTGATGGGCGCCGATCCGACGACGGTCGTGGCCGTCGTGATCATCGCGGTCGTCGGGACGACGATCGGCCAGTACGTGCTCTTCCGGCTGCTCCGGCGGGGCGGTCGCGAGTACCTGCTCCAGAAGCGCTGGTTCCGCGTCTCCGAGGACCGGCTCGACACGCTCGACGGCTGGTTCGAGCGCTGGGGGGCGATCGCCGTGCCGGTGAGCAACTCGATGCTGATGATCCGCGGCCTGCTGACGATCCCGGCGGGGCTCTCGGAGATGGACGGCCGGACGTTCGTCGCGCTCTCGGCGGTCGGGTCGCTGTCGTTCCAGTCGATCCTCGCGGGACTGTTCCTCGCGTTCGATCACGTGCTGCTGTTCTAG
- a CDS encoding sulfatase: MTGQGPSNVLFVVLDTVRKDHLTPYGYDRPTTPNLEAFAEEATVFEEAVAPAPWTLPVHASMFTGLYPSQHGADQESPYLDDVATLASVLSARGYDTACYSSNAWITPYTKLTRGFEHHDTSFEIMPGNFLSGTLANLWQTINDNDRLRNLANRIVHLGAKAHAKLAGDDDAASKTPAVIDQTKSFIEQSDEDPGWFGFINLMDAHLPYHPPEEYREEFAPGVDSSDVCQNSKEFNSGARDIDDDEWEDIRGLYDAEIAHIDAELGRLFDWLRETGRWDDTTVVVCADHGENLGEHDLYGHEFALYDELINVPLMVKHPDLEADRREDLVELVDLYHTTLDAVDVDPAAGDGYEFDAVARDATRSLLSASYREFAAGPDADPGQRAVVDGDGDGDYAFVEYSRPVIELHHLEEKAANAGIELPDDHRAYSRLRAARSENSKYVRADRIPDEAYRLDEDPDELTPIDPDDDEVVAATERALSRFEEQVGGAWTDGEGVDAGGADALDDADEEMRERLRDLGYME, encoded by the coding sequence ATGACCGGTCAGGGCCCGTCCAACGTTCTCTTCGTCGTGCTCGACACGGTCCGGAAGGACCACCTGACGCCGTACGGCTACGATCGACCGACGACGCCGAACCTGGAGGCGTTCGCCGAAGAGGCGACGGTGTTCGAGGAAGCCGTGGCGCCGGCACCCTGGACGCTGCCCGTCCACGCGTCGATGTTCACCGGCCTCTATCCGAGCCAGCACGGCGCCGACCAGGAGAGTCCATACCTCGACGACGTCGCCACGCTCGCGTCGGTGCTGTCCGCCCGCGGGTACGACACGGCGTGTTACTCGTCGAACGCCTGGATCACGCCCTACACCAAGCTTACTCGGGGATTCGAGCACCACGACACCTCCTTCGAGATCATGCCCGGAAACTTCCTGTCGGGCACGCTGGCGAACCTCTGGCAGACGATCAACGACAACGATCGGCTGCGGAACCTCGCGAACCGGATCGTCCACCTCGGAGCGAAGGCCCACGCGAAACTGGCGGGCGACGACGACGCCGCCTCGAAGACGCCGGCCGTGATCGACCAGACGAAGTCGTTCATCGAGCAGAGCGACGAGGATCCGGGCTGGTTCGGGTTCATCAACCTGATGGACGCCCACCTGCCGTACCACCCGCCCGAGGAGTACCGCGAGGAGTTCGCTCCCGGCGTCGACTCCTCGGACGTGTGCCAGAACTCCAAGGAGTTCAATTCGGGCGCCCGCGACATCGACGACGACGAGTGGGAGGACATTCGAGGGCTGTACGACGCCGAGATCGCCCACATCGACGCCGAACTCGGGCGGCTGTTCGACTGGCTCCGCGAGACCGGCCGGTGGGACGACACGACGGTCGTGGTCTGTGCGGACCACGGCGAGAACCTCGGCGAACACGACCTGTACGGCCACGAGTTCGCGCTGTACGACGAGCTGATCAACGTCCCGCTGATGGTGAAACATCCCGATCTGGAAGCCGATCGGCGCGAGGATCTGGTCGAACTCGTCGACCTCTATCACACGACGCTCGACGCCGTCGACGTCGATCCGGCCGCCGGCGACGGGTACGAGTTCGACGCCGTCGCCCGGGACGCGACCCGCTCGCTGCTCTCGGCCAGCTACCGCGAGTTCGCGGCCGGGCCGGACGCCGACCCCGGCCAGCGCGCGGTCGTCGACGGCGACGGAGACGGCGACTACGCGTTCGTCGAGTACTCCCGGCCCGTCATCGAGCTCCACCACCTCGAAGAGAAGGCTGCGAACGCCGGGATCGAGCTCCCCGACGATCACCGCGCGTACTCGCGGCTGCGCGCCGCGCGATCGGAAAACAGCAAGTACGTCCGCGCCGACCGGATCCCCGACGAGGCCTACCGTCTCGACGAGGATCCCGACGAGCTGACGCCGATCGATCCCGACGACGACGAGGTCGTCGCGGCGACCGAGCGCGCCCTCTCGCGGTTCGAGGAGCAGGTCGGCGGCGCCTGGACCGACGGCGAGGGCGTCGACGCCGGGGGGGCCGACGCGCTCGACGACGCCGACGAGGAGATGCGCGAGCGGCTTCGGGACTTGGGCTACATGGAGTGA
- a CDS encoding lysylphosphatidylglycerol synthase transmembrane domain-containing protein: MDGRNWRMLAAGVAGALAIFAVLFYLIGGGEILEVLTSAQPSLVGATVGVGLAWLLAWSLMLRTILGTLGIAVTAFRSFAIYSAAAFANNVTPFGQAGGEPVAALLISRSSTARYETGLVGIASLDVLNVVSSLALIGFGVSYYAVHFTLGERLGTAIGLVAALAGAIAFVFWYVWRHHERFIDRTAGAVARFTQRLPFDRFEGIDEADIVDRMERFFGHVERVAVNRRRLALTLGLSTLGWLLQTAALVAAFAAVGYSAPVYVALFVIPLGNMAGAAPLPGGLGGIEAAMVGLLVPTTGIPAASVAAAVVIYRAVIYWLPVLIGGGSMTALGVRSFG; the protein is encoded by the coding sequence ATGGACGGGCGCAACTGGCGGATGCTCGCGGCCGGCGTGGCGGGCGCTCTGGCCATCTTCGCGGTGCTGTTCTACCTCATCGGCGGCGGGGAGATCCTCGAGGTGCTGACGAGCGCCCAACCGTCGCTGGTCGGGGCGACGGTCGGGGTCGGTCTCGCCTGGCTGCTGGCCTGGAGCCTGATGCTCCGCACGATCCTCGGCACGCTGGGGATCGCCGTCACGGCGTTCCGGTCGTTCGCGATCTACTCGGCGGCGGCGTTCGCCAACAACGTCACCCCCTTCGGGCAGGCGGGCGGCGAACCGGTCGCGGCGCTGCTGATTTCGCGGTCCTCGACGGCCCGCTACGAAACCGGGCTGGTCGGGATCGCGAGTCTCGACGTTCTCAACGTCGTCTCCTCGCTCGCGCTGATCGGGTTCGGCGTCAGCTACTACGCGGTCCACTTCACGCTCGGGGAGCGACTGGGGACGGCGATCGGTCTCGTCGCCGCGCTCGCGGGCGCGATCGCGTTCGTCTTCTGGTACGTCTGGCGCCATCACGAGCGGTTCATCGACCGGACCGCGGGCGCGGTGGCGCGGTTCACACAGCGCCTCCCGTTCGACCGGTTCGAGGGGATCGACGAGGCCGACATCGTCGATCGAATGGAGCGCTTTTTCGGCCACGTCGAGCGCGTGGCCGTGAACCGTCGCCGGCTCGCGCTCACGCTCGGCCTCTCGACGCTGGGCTGGCTACTCCAGACCGCCGCGCTGGTCGCGGCGTTCGCGGCGGTCGGCTACTCGGCGCCGGTGTACGTGGCCCTCTTCGTCATCCCGCTGGGCAACATGGCGGGCGCGGCGCCGTTGCCGGGCGGGCTCGGCGGCATCGAGGCGGCGATGGTCGGACTGCTCGTGCCCACGACGGGGATCCCCGCGGCGTCGGTTGCCGCGGCCGTCGTGATCTACCGAGCGGTGATCTACTGGCTGCCGGTGCTGATCGGCGGCGGCTCGATGACGGCGCTGGGCGTCCGGTCGTTCGGCTGA
- a CDS encoding acyl-CoA dehydrogenase family protein yields the protein MNLTGEQRAVRDVVREFAVEEIQPVAREADESGEFPEDVWDGLAELDLTGLTTPPEYGGYGADRTTYAVVNEQLAYGSLAVATALSVHCLATSCIASFGGEAQKERWLPEMAEGRPVGAFALSEPGAGSNPAEMTTEARPVEGSDGDVGSYVIDGEKQWITNGERAGVIVLFAKTDRSDPDSITQFVVPADAEGVTVGKTEDKMGLRASDTAALQFDGVEIPAENRLTEEGAGLRAALSILTGGRIGIAAQSVGLAQDAFDRAREYATEREQFGRPIGDIQTIRHKLAEMATRIHAARALTYDAAGAAERGREQSLYDPAMLASMAKYVASETAVDVTNEAVQIHGGYGYVTEFDVERLYRDAKVTTIYEGTSEIQKTVIARHLIGERGE from the coding sequence ATGAACCTCACCGGAGAGCAGCGAGCGGTCCGGGACGTCGTCCGGGAGTTCGCCGTCGAGGAAATCCAGCCGGTCGCGCGGGAAGCCGACGAGTCCGGCGAGTTCCCCGAGGACGTCTGGGACGGGCTGGCCGAGCTGGATCTGACGGGGCTGACGACGCCGCCGGAGTACGGCGGCTACGGCGCCGACCGGACGACCTACGCAGTGGTGAACGAGCAGCTCGCGTACGGCTCGCTCGCGGTGGCGACGGCGCTGTCGGTCCACTGCCTGGCGACGTCTTGCATCGCCTCCTTCGGCGGCGAGGCCCAGAAGGAGCGCTGGCTGCCCGAGATGGCCGAGGGCCGGCCGGTCGGCGCGTTCGCGCTGTCCGAACCCGGCGCCGGATCGAACCCCGCCGAGATGACCACCGAGGCGCGGCCGGTCGAGGGGTCGGACGGCGACGTGGGGTCGTACGTAATCGACGGCGAGAAGCAGTGGATCACCAACGGCGAGCGCGCCGGCGTGATCGTCCTGTTCGCCAAGACCGACCGATCTGACCCCGACTCGATCACGCAGTTCGTCGTCCCCGCTGACGCGGAGGGAGTCACGGTCGGGAAGACCGAGGACAAGATGGGCCTGCGCGCGAGCGACACCGCCGCCCTGCAGTTCGACGGCGTCGAAATCCCCGCCGAGAACCGCCTGACGGAGGAGGGCGCCGGGCTGCGCGCCGCCCTGTCGATCCTTACTGGCGGGCGGATCGGCATCGCCGCCCAGTCGGTCGGGCTGGCTCAGGACGCGTTCGACAGGGCCCGCGAGTACGCCACCGAGCGCGAGCAGTTCGGCCGGCCGATCGGCGACATCCAGACGATCCGGCACAAGCTCGCCGAGATGGCGACCCGGATCCACGCCGCGCGGGCGCTGACCTACGATGCCGCGGGCGCCGCAGAGCGCGGACGCGAACAATCGCTGTACGATCCCGCGATGCTCGCGAGCATGGCGAAGTACGTGGCCAGCGAGACGGCCGTCGACGTCACGAACGAAGCGGTCCAGATCCACGGCGGCTACGGCTACGTCACCGAGTTCGACGTCGAGCGGCTCTACCGGGACGCCAAGGTGACGACGATCTACGAGGGGACCAGCGAGATTCAAAAGACCGTGATCGCGCGCCACCTGATCGGCGAGCGCGGCGAGTAA
- a CDS encoding alanyl-tRNA editing protein, translating into MSGQRAAAEPYTTQFSTTVRSVDGRDVRLETTYFYAESGGQPADAGRIGTTRVEGVRLEDGEIVHELAEPDAVRPSQSVLCTIDWERRMYCMRAHTASHALYGAARRLFDDVDYAGFDIGAPDGDLGGDESVRIDFRTDAEIDDAALVDLERAVNRVVWDAHDVAWETVPADEAFDRNDVAYNAKTEEGLAGDGDGVRLVTIEDWDVAACGGTHVRNTREIGPVTVLDRSNPGAGRTRVEFAVGPAGIERRCDEKAAATAAARGLDVGVDEVPAALDRLREERDELEAECADLRGRLIDAEVAALADAEIERDDASWRVGTVDGVGPNDVAEALRNRASDGTMPADAVAVVGTERPPFLVVAAGEGVDAAAAVDDVTAEFGGGGGGDTTVAQGGGLDADPEDIVAFLRGE; encoded by the coding sequence ATGAGCGGACAACGCGCGGCGGCCGAGCCCTACACCACGCAGTTCTCCACGACGGTTCGGTCGGTCGACGGCCGAGACGTTCGCCTGGAGACGACGTACTTCTACGCCGAGAGCGGCGGCCAGCCCGCCGACGCGGGACGGATCGGAACCACGCGCGTCGAGGGCGTCCGCCTGGAGGACGGCGAAATCGTCCACGAACTCGCCGAACCCGACGCCGTCCGACCGAGCCAGTCCGTCCTGTGCACGATCGACTGGGAGCGCCGGATGTACTGCATGCGCGCCCACACCGCCAGCCACGCGCTGTACGGCGCGGCGCGCCGACTGTTCGACGACGTCGATTACGCCGGGTTCGACATCGGCGCCCCCGACGGCGACCTGGGCGGCGACGAGTCGGTCCGCATCGACTTCCGGACCGACGCCGAGATCGACGACGCGGCGCTGGTCGACCTCGAACGCGCGGTCAACCGGGTCGTCTGGGACGCCCACGACGTCGCCTGGGAGACGGTGCCGGCCGACGAGGCGTTCGACCGCAACGACGTGGCGTACAACGCCAAGACCGAGGAGGGCCTCGCGGGCGACGGGGACGGCGTGCGCCTCGTCACGATCGAGGACTGGGATGTCGCGGCCTGCGGCGGCACGCACGTCCGGAACACCCGCGAGATCGGGCCCGTGACGGTGCTCGACCGGTCGAACCCCGGCGCCGGCCGCACGCGCGTCGAGTTCGCGGTCGGTCCCGCCGGAATCGAGCGCCGGTGCGACGAGAAGGCCGCGGCGACGGCGGCGGCCCGCGGCCTCGACGTCGGCGTCGACGAGGTCCCGGCAGCGCTCGACCGGTTGCGCGAGGAGCGCGACGAACTCGAAGCGGAGTGCGCCGACCTCCGCGGGAGACTGATCGACGCCGAGGTGGCCGCGCTCGCGGACGCCGAAATCGAGCGGGACGACGCGAGCTGGCGGGTCGGCACGGTCGACGGCGTCGGTCCGAACGACGTCGCGGAGGCGCTTCGCAACCGGGCCAGTGATGGCACTATGCCAGCTGACGCCGTCGCGGTGGTCGGGACCGAACGCCCGCCCTTCCTCGTCGTGGCGGCGGGCGAGGGCGTCGACGCCGCGGCGGCCGTCGACGACGTCACGGCGGAGTTCGGCGGCGGTGGCGGCGGCGACACCACGGTCGCCCAAGGCGGCGGGCTCGACGCCGATCCCGAGGACATCGTCGCGTTCCTGCGCGGCGAGTGA